A region from the Arthrobacter gengyunqii genome encodes:
- a CDS encoding phosphoketolase family protein, with translation MTSAQTAPDQPLSDTLKDVDTWWRAANYLSAGQIYLRDNPLLRRPLEKEDVKARLLGHWGTTPGLNFIYAHLNRLIREQDRKVLFITGPGHGGPANVANAWLEGTYSEVYSHVGQDEDGLRTLFKQFSYPGGIPSHAAPETPGSIHEGGELGYSLAHAYGAVFDNPDLIAATVIGDGEAETGPLAASWHSNSFLDPAVDGAVLPILHLNGYKIANPTILSRMPEEQLVKLMEGYGYHPYLVTVTDPASTAQAHADFAAALEACLAEIDEIQAPYRNGERVAVPADAPDAAATLEARNEHAPRWPMIVLRSPKGWTGPAVVDGQQMEGTWRAHQVPLSGIHENPEHLAQLEEWLQSYRPQELFDDDGRLLPDIAALAPEGDLRMSATPYANGGRLLQDLKMPAYADHAVEVDAPGTKRVSPMITAGEYLRDVISLNPSNFRVFGPDETASNRLQAVYEVTDKAWQQRIDEIDEHLARSGRVAEVLSEHLCEGWLEGYLLTGRHGVFNCYEAFVHIVDSMFNQHAKWLKVSRSLSWRQPVASLNYLLSSHVWQQDHNGFSHQDPGFIDHVVNKKAEVIRVYLPPDVNTMLAVTEHILGTRDRVNVVVSGKQPTPAWLNPQDAQLHVERGVGIWDFAGSETAGPGTKSDPDVVLACAGDVPTLETVAAAGLLKQQLPDLKIRVVNVVDLMRLQDPGEHPHGLSDRDFDTLFTKDRPIIFAYHGYPWLIHRLTYRRTNHGNLHVRGYKEEGTTTTPFDMAMLNQIDRFQLAIDVLDRVASLGSTQAGFRQWLQDERARCRQYTRDEGQDPPYITGWELQEASEQTAD, from the coding sequence ATGACCTCTGCACAAACTGCACCGGACCAGCCGCTCAGCGACACCCTGAAGGATGTGGACACCTGGTGGCGCGCCGCCAATTACCTCTCCGCCGGGCAGATCTACCTCCGGGACAATCCGCTGTTGCGCCGCCCGCTGGAGAAGGAGGACGTCAAGGCCCGGCTGCTCGGCCACTGGGGCACCACGCCCGGACTGAACTTCATTTACGCGCACCTGAACCGGCTGATCCGCGAACAGGACCGCAAAGTCCTGTTCATCACCGGCCCCGGCCACGGCGGGCCGGCCAACGTTGCCAATGCCTGGCTGGAGGGAACCTACTCCGAGGTCTACAGCCACGTGGGCCAGGACGAGGACGGGCTGCGCACGCTCTTCAAGCAGTTCTCCTACCCCGGCGGCATTCCCAGCCACGCCGCCCCGGAAACCCCCGGTTCCATCCACGAGGGCGGGGAGCTGGGCTATTCGCTGGCGCACGCCTACGGTGCCGTCTTCGACAACCCGGACCTGATTGCCGCCACGGTGATCGGCGACGGCGAGGCCGAAACCGGGCCGCTGGCGGCCAGCTGGCATTCCAACAGCTTCCTGGATCCGGCCGTGGACGGCGCCGTGCTGCCGATCCTGCACCTGAACGGCTACAAGATCGCCAACCCGACCATCCTCTCGCGCATGCCCGAGGAGCAGCTGGTGAAGCTGATGGAGGGATACGGCTACCACCCGTACCTCGTCACGGTGACCGATCCGGCGTCGACGGCGCAGGCACACGCCGATTTCGCCGCTGCACTGGAAGCGTGCCTGGCGGAAATTGACGAGATTCAGGCTCCGTACCGCAACGGTGAGCGGGTGGCTGTGCCGGCCGACGCCCCGGATGCTGCGGCCACCCTCGAAGCGCGGAACGAACACGCCCCGCGCTGGCCCATGATCGTGCTCCGCTCGCCCAAGGGCTGGACCGGCCCCGCGGTGGTGGACGGCCAGCAGATGGAGGGCACCTGGCGCGCGCACCAGGTGCCGCTGTCCGGAATCCATGAAAACCCCGAGCACCTGGCGCAGCTGGAGGAGTGGCTGCAGTCTTACCGGCCCCAGGAGCTGTTCGACGACGACGGCCGGCTGCTGCCCGACATCGCTGCCCTCGCGCCGGAGGGGGACCTGCGGATGAGCGCCACCCCGTATGCCAACGGCGGCCGGCTGCTGCAGGACCTGAAAATGCCGGCCTACGCGGATCACGCCGTGGAGGTGGACGCACCGGGCACCAAGCGGGTTTCGCCCATGATCACCGCGGGCGAATATCTGCGCGACGTGATCTCGCTGAATCCGTCCAACTTCCGTGTTTTCGGCCCGGATGAGACCGCGTCCAACCGGCTGCAGGCCGTTTACGAGGTCACCGACAAGGCCTGGCAGCAGCGCATCGACGAGATAGACGAGCATCTGGCCCGCAGCGGGCGGGTGGCCGAAGTCCTCTCCGAGCACCTGTGTGAGGGCTGGCTGGAGGGTTACCTGCTGACCGGGCGGCACGGCGTCTTCAACTGCTACGAGGCGTTTGTCCACATTGTGGATTCCATGTTCAACCAGCATGCCAAATGGCTCAAGGTGAGCCGGAGCCTGTCCTGGCGCCAGCCCGTCGCCTCGCTGAACTACCTGCTCTCCAGCCACGTCTGGCAGCAGGACCACAACGGTTTCTCGCATCAGGACCCCGGTTTCATTGACCACGTGGTGAACAAGAAGGCCGAAGTCATCCGGGTGTACCTGCCGCCGGACGTGAACACCATGCTGGCTGTCACCGAACACATCCTGGGCACCCGGGACCGGGTGAACGTGGTGGTTTCCGGCAAGCAGCCCACCCCGGCCTGGCTGAATCCGCAGGACGCCCAGCTGCATGTGGAGCGCGGTGTCGGCATCTGGGACTTCGCCGGCAGCGAAACCGCCGGGCCCGGCACAAAGTCCGATCCCGACGTCGTGCTGGCCTGTGCCGGAGACGTGCCGACGCTGGAAACCGTGGCGGCGGCGGGCCTGCTGAAACAGCAGCTTCCGGACCTCAAAATCCGGGTGGTCAACGTGGTGGACCTGATGCGGCTGCAGGACCCCGGAGAGCACCCGCACGGGCTCTCTGACAGGGATTTCGACACCCTGTTCACCAAGGACCGGCCCATTATTTTTGCCTATCACGGCTATCCCTGGCTGATTCACCGGCTCACGTACCGTCGGACCAACCACGGCAATCTGCACGTGCGCGGCTACAAGGAAGAGGGCACCACCACCACGCCCTTCGACATGGCCATGCTCAACCAGATCGACCGTTTCCAGTTGGCCATCGACGTGCTGGACCGGGTAGCGTCGCTGGGATCAACGCAGGCCGGTTTCCGGCAGTGGCTCCAGGATGAACGGGCCCGCTGCCGGCAATACACCCGGGACGAAGGGCAGGATCCGCCGTACATTACCGGCTGGGAACTGCAGGAAGCCTCGGAACAAACCGCGGACTGA
- a CDS encoding SRPBCC family protein: protein MTTDQSSVVVSRIIDASAADIFNLLSNPERHHELDGSGMVVSDEKTDRITASGQVFTMNMHNEKMGDYQTENTVTGYDHNKLLAWQTAPAGTEPKGWQWVWELEPMGPDSTEVTLTYDWSNVTDKETLKKVSFPMVSKEDLEESLNKLAAGVSGA from the coding sequence TTGACCACTGATCAGAGCAGTGTTGTTGTCTCACGAATCATCGACGCTTCAGCAGCAGACATTTTCAACCTCCTGTCCAACCCCGAGCGCCATCACGAGCTGGACGGCTCCGGCATGGTCGTTTCGGACGAGAAGACCGACCGCATCACCGCTTCCGGGCAGGTCTTCACCATGAACATGCACAACGAGAAAATGGGCGACTACCAGACGGAAAACACCGTCACCGGGTACGACCACAACAAGCTCCTGGCCTGGCAGACGGCTCCGGCCGGCACCGAGCCCAAGGGCTGGCAGTGGGTCTGGGAGCTCGAACCCATGGGTCCGGACTCCACTGAAGTCACCCTCACCTATGACTGGTCCAACGTCACCGACAAGGAGACCCTGAAGAAGGTGTCCTTCCCGATGGTGTCCAAGGAAGACCTCGAGGAGTCGCTGAACAAGCTGGCTGCCGGAGTTTCCGGAGCCTAA
- a CDS encoding SDR family NAD(P)-dependent oxidoreductase, whose product MANQPITAQNTVQQWLDHPAGGPAIRGMLAASGSDESTLGPALTLKLQQLVDLSGGKFPQAAVDELVKQANGGVMPETAETVLPTVEGRFEGRTVIVTGAGSGIGRATAGRIVREGGRVIAVDIAEDRIKELAAELGDAIVPVAGDLTDAAAIDRIMEASGAKIDGLANVAGINDDFSPLHEVSDAMWQKIFAVNVEGLMRLTRAVLPTMLEAHKGSIVNITSEAGLRGSASGVAYTASKHAVVGITRSTAFMYAKEGIRVNAVAPGGVATGIPMGGKTSEYGEARLGPARINIPGLASAEELAASITFLLSDDGVNINGAILPSDGGWSAV is encoded by the coding sequence ATGGCCAACCAGCCCATCACCGCCCAGAACACCGTCCAGCAGTGGCTCGACCACCCGGCAGGCGGACCCGCCATCCGCGGCATGCTCGCCGCCTCCGGCAGCGACGAGTCAACGCTGGGCCCGGCACTGACCCTGAAGCTGCAGCAGCTTGTCGACCTGAGCGGGGGCAAGTTCCCGCAGGCAGCCGTAGATGAACTCGTGAAGCAGGCCAACGGCGGCGTCATGCCCGAAACCGCCGAGACCGTCCTGCCGACCGTCGAGGGACGTTTCGAAGGCCGCACCGTCATCGTCACCGGCGCCGGTTCCGGCATTGGCCGCGCCACCGCGGGACGGATTGTCCGTGAAGGCGGCCGCGTCATCGCCGTCGACATTGCCGAGGACCGCATCAAGGAGCTCGCCGCCGAGCTTGGCGACGCCATTGTTCCGGTTGCGGGAGACCTCACCGACGCCGCCGCCATTGACCGCATCATGGAAGCGTCCGGCGCCAAGATTGACGGCCTGGCCAACGTGGCAGGCATCAATGACGACTTCTCCCCGCTGCACGAGGTCTCCGATGCCATGTGGCAGAAGATCTTCGCCGTGAACGTGGAGGGCCTGATGCGCCTGACCCGCGCCGTGCTGCCGACCATGCTCGAAGCGCACAAGGGCTCGATCGTGAACATCACCTCCGAGGCCGGCCTGCGCGGCTCGGCATCCGGCGTGGCCTACACGGCCTCCAAGCACGCGGTTGTGGGCATTACCCGCAGCACCGCGTTCATGTACGCCAAGGAAGGCATCCGCGTCAACGCCGTGGCTCCGGGCGGCGTGGCCACCGGCATTCCGATGGGCGGCAAGACCAGCGAATACGGCGAAGCCCGCCTCGGCCCCGCCCGCATCAACATTCCGGGCCTGGCTTCCGCCGAGGAGCTGGCAGCGTCCATCACGTTCCTGCTCAGCGACGACGGCGTGAACATCAACGGCGCCATCCTGCCCTCCGACGGCGGCTGGTCCGCGGTCTAA
- a CDS encoding LacI family DNA-binding transcriptional regulator produces MERRATSSDVAREAGVSRATVSYVLNGRSGQSISVATRNKVLAAARNLGYIPSAAARTLRSGRSTLVLMLLPPEPLGRAQAMVIDAASEYLEQHGLRLVAHRLPRSGGAVSLVHSLVPAALILITPLEDAELAALQATGIRMASLHSTLHDPLGPDLGIGALQVRYLADAGHRRIGVAVPEGAGYGWRVQVRLAAIEHACDVLGLPRPAVAHLRLDAADAAAAVARWLEGPEAVSAVCAFDDDHAFALLSGLAVHGLTAPKDLAVIGAEDIPLASLAVPPLSTVRLDAARLGERFAQMALGETAAEGLPPVSLVQRDSA; encoded by the coding sequence GTGGAACGCAGGGCTACCTCCAGTGATGTGGCACGTGAGGCAGGCGTCTCGCGGGCTACGGTCAGCTATGTCCTTAACGGCCGAAGCGGGCAAAGCATCTCCGTCGCAACCCGGAACAAAGTGCTGGCTGCCGCCCGGAATCTGGGGTACATCCCGTCCGCAGCCGCCCGCACGCTGCGCAGCGGCCGCAGCACGCTGGTATTGATGCTGCTGCCGCCCGAACCGCTTGGCCGGGCCCAGGCCATGGTGATCGACGCGGCCTCGGAGTACCTGGAGCAGCACGGGTTGCGGCTGGTGGCCCACCGGTTGCCTCGGAGCGGAGGTGCGGTGTCCCTGGTGCATTCCTTGGTTCCTGCGGCACTGATCCTCATCACTCCGCTGGAGGACGCGGAGCTGGCTGCCCTGCAGGCCACCGGGATCAGGATGGCCTCGCTGCACTCGACACTGCATGATCCGCTCGGGCCGGACCTGGGCATCGGCGCACTGCAGGTCCGGTACCTGGCCGACGCCGGGCACCGCCGGATCGGCGTGGCCGTGCCGGAGGGTGCCGGCTACGGCTGGCGTGTACAGGTGCGCCTGGCCGCCATCGAGCACGCCTGTGATGTCCTTGGCCTGCCGCGTCCCGCCGTCGCGCATCTGCGGCTGGACGCCGCCGATGCCGCAGCCGCCGTCGCCCGCTGGCTTGAAGGCCCGGAGGCGGTAAGCGCAGTGTGCGCCTTCGACGACGACCACGCCTTCGCCCTGCTGTCCGGTTTGGCGGTCCACGGACTGACGGCGCCGAAGGACCTGGCGGTGATCGGTGCCGAGGACATTCCGCTGGCGTCCCTCGCCGTGCCGCCGCTGAGCACCGTCCGGCTCGACGCCGCACGGCTGGGAGAGCGGTTTGCACAGATGGCGCTGGGCGAAACGGCCGCTGAAGGACTGCCGCCCGTCAGCCTGGTTCAGCGGGACTCCGCCTAG